CACCGCGTTGGGCCTCATTGGCGAACCGGCTGTCCAACTCGGCCTCGCCGCGGTAAGTCAGGTGGGCGAAGCGGCGAGCGATCTCGAGTCCCGCGTCCGGGGTGCGTCCGGTGTCGTAGTAGTCGCCGCCCTGCCAGTTCGGGTCGGCTTTGATGGCGGCGATTTGGGTGCACTGCGTACCGATCTGGTCGGCCGTCGCGCGCGCGCCGACGGCCAGTAGCAGCCCGGCGCCGACCCGCTCGGGATAGGAGACCATCCACTCGAGCGCTCGCGCGCCACCCATCGATCCGCCCAGCACCGCGGCGACGTCGGTGATGCCCAGCGCCGCGAGCGCCGCCACGTCCGCCGTGACCTGGTCGCGGATCGACACCAGCGGAAACCTTGAGCCCCAAGCCTTTCCGTCGGGCGCGGTCGACCGCGGCCCGGTCGAGCCCTGACAGCCTCCCAGTACGTTGGTGGCCACCGCGCACCACCGGCGGGTGTCGATTGGCGCACCCGGGCCCGCGATTCCGTCCCACCAGCCCGGTGTGGGATGCCCGGGACCGGCAGGCCCGGTGACGTGCGAGTCGCCGGTCAGCGCGTGCAGGACGACGACGACGTTGTCGCGGGTGGGCGACAACTCGCCCCACCGCTGAACGGCAATGCTGACGTCGTCGAGCACCATGCTGTTTTCCAGCGTCAGCGAGCCCACGTCCACGATGCCCACTTCGCCCTCGGCGGGCAGCGTCTGCGTCGGCATGTCAGAGATTGTCACCTGCCGACTCCTCAGAACGCCGCCACGGCGTGCGGGTCGCGTTCGCCGGCGGCTTGGACGCCGCCAAATGGACGAGCGGCGGAAAAGCCCAATTCGAGGTCGCCCAGGATGTCGTCGATTCCCTCGATACCGACCGCCAGCCGCACCAAACCGGGGCTGACCCCGGCCGCCAGCTGTTCGGCCGCGCTGAGTTGAGCGTGGGTCGTCGACGCCGGGTGGATCACCAGCGATCGGACGTCGCCGATGTTGGCGACGTGACTGTGCAACTTCAGGGCGTTGACGAAGGCCTTGCCGGCGTCGACCCCACCGACCAGCTCAAAAGACAGCACCGCGCCGGTTCCCTTCGGCGCCAACCTCTTCGCCCGCTCGTGCCACGGCGAGCTGGGCAGACCGGCGTAGTTGACCGCCTGCACGAGGTCGTGGCCCTCCAGATATTCGGCAACCCGCTGGGCGTTGGCGACGTGTCGCTCGATCCGCAGGCTCAGCGTCTCCAGACCTTGAGCGACCAGGAAAGCGTTGAACGGCGATGCCGCCGAACCCAGGTCGCGCAGCAGTTGCACCCGCGCCTTGAGCGCAAAAGCCGGTGGACCCAACTCCGCGAACACCACACCGTGGTAGCTGGGATCGGGGACGGTGAAGCCAGGAAAACGACCCTGCGTCCAGTCGAAGGTTCCGCCGTCGACGATGACCCCGGCGATCGCGGCGCCATGCCCGCCGAGGTATTTGGTGGCCGAGTGCACGACGATGTCGGCGCCCTGGCTGATCGGCTGGATCAGGTACGGCGTCGCGACGGTGTTGTCGACGATCAGCGGCACACCGTTGTCGTGTGCCACAGCAGAAACGCCGGGGGTGTCCAGGACGTCGATTTGCGGGTTGGAGATGGTCTCGGCGAAGAACGCCTTCGTGTTGGGTCGCACCGCGGCACGCCATGACTCGAGGTCGTCGGGGTCTTCGACAAAGCTGACCTCGATGCCGAGCTTGGGCAGCGAGTAGTGGAACAGGTTGTAGGTGCCGCCGTAGAGCCGTGGACTGGAGACGATGTGATCGCCGGCCGCAGCCAGGTTGAGGATCGCGAACGTCTCGGCGGCCTGACCCGAAGCCAGGAACAGCGCGGCCACCCCGCCCTCCAGGGCGGCAATGCGCTGCTCGACGACGTCGGTGGTCGGGTTGCCGATGCGGGTGTAGATGTTGCCGGGCACTTCCAGCCCGAACAGCGCCGCGGCGTGCGAGGTGTCGTCGAAGACGTACGACGTGGTCTGGTAGATCGGCAGCGCACGGGCGCCGGTGGCGGGGCAGGGTTGCTGGCCGGCGTGGATCTGCTTGGTCTCGAACGACCAGCCGGCGGTCGGATCGGTCTCAGGGGTGCTATCGGAACTCACGGTGGATTGCTTTCCGGGAAGCCGTCAACGACACACGATGGGCCAGCCCACACAGGTGCGCATCAGGTTTCCCTGTCTACTCCGGGGGGCCCATCACGGCGGACCCGCGCTTGCCGCGTAGCCACTGTCAGCTACGAAACCTGGTCTTCACCCGGAGCACCCCACCGCGGTTGGAGGGTTGCCGGCCAGCAAGCCGGGGCTTGACGCTGGCGCTCATGACCAAGGAGAAGCCTAGCTCATCAAGGCGAACGCGTGCCAGCCGCCGGATCGAGGTCGGCGGCGGCGCAAACATGCTTGATAACGTGGCAGCAGATTCACCGCGAAGCCCGTCAGGATCTAACCGATACCGGGAGAAATACGTGAGCGCCGACCAGCCGACCATCATCTACACGCTGACCGACGAGGCGCCGCTGCTGGCGACCTATGCGTTTCTGCCGATCGTGCGGGCGTTCGCCGAGCCGGCCGGCATCACCGTCCAGACCAGCGACATCTCGGTGGCCGCGCGGATCCTGGCCGAATTCTCCGACTATCTGACCGACGAGCAGAAGGTGCCCGACAACCTGGGTGAGCTGGGTCGGCTGACCAAAGAACCTGACACCAACATCATCAAGCTGCCGAACATCAGCGCCTCGGTGCCGCAGCTGGTTGCCGCGGTCAAGGAACTACAGGGCAAGGGCTTCAAGATCCCCGACTACCCGCAGAGCCCGAAGTCCGACGAAGACAAGGAGATTCGCGACCGCTACGCCAAGTGTCTCGGTAGCGCCGTGAACCCCGTTCTGCGACAGGGTAACTCGGATCGTCGCGCCCCGAAGGCGGTCAAGGAGTACGCGCGCAAGCACCCGCACAGCATGGGGGAGTGGTCGCAGGCGTCGCGCACGCATGTCGCGACGATGAAGAAGGGGGACTTCTACCACGGCGAGAAGTCGATGACGCTGGACCGCGACCGCGAGGTCAAGATGGAGCTGAAGACCAAGAGCGGCAAGACGATTGTGCTCAAGCCGAAGGTCTCGCTGCACGACGGTGACGTCATCGACAGCATGTTCATGAGCAAGAAGGCGCTGATCGAATTCTACGAGGAGCAGATCGAAGACGCCTATAAGACCGGCGTGATGTTCTCGCTGCACGTCAAGGCGACGATGATGAAGGTTAGTCACCCCATCGTCTTCGGCCACGCCGTCAAGACCTTCTACAAGGAAGCGTTTGACAAGCACCAGGAGCTGTTCGACGAACTGGGCGTCAATGTCAACAACGGGCTGGTCGACCTGTACAACAAGATCGAGACGCTGCCCGCCTCGCTGCATGACGAGATCATCCGCGACCTGCACGCTTGCCATGAGCACCGCCCGGAGTTGGCGATGGTCGATTCGGCCAAGGGCATCAGTAACTTTCACTCGCCCAGCGACGTGATCGTCGACGCGTCGATGCCTGCCATGATCCGCGCGGGCGGCAAGATGTACGGCGCCGACGGCCGCCAGAAGGACACCAAGGCCGTCAACCCCGAGTCGACGTTCTCGCGCATCTATCAGGAGATCATCAACTTCTGCAAAACGCACGGGCAGTTCGACCCGACCACGATGGGCACCGTCCCCAACGTCGGTCTGATGGCGCAGCAAGCAGAGGAATACGGCTCGCACGACAAGACTTTCGAGATTCCCGAGGATGGCGTCGCCGACATTGTCGACCTTGAATCGGGCGAAGTGCTGCTCAGCCAGAACGTG
This genomic stretch from Mycobacterium paraterrae harbors:
- the metX gene encoding homoserine O-acetyltransferase MetX, with the translated sequence MTISDMPTQTLPAEGEVGIVDVGSLTLENSMVLDDVSIAVQRWGELSPTRDNVVVVLHALTGDSHVTGPAGPGHPTPGWWDGIAGPGAPIDTRRWCAVATNVLGGCQGSTGPRSTAPDGKAWGSRFPLVSIRDQVTADVAALAALGITDVAAVLGGSMGGARALEWMVSYPERVGAGLLLAVGARATADQIGTQCTQIAAIKADPNWQGGDYYDTGRTPDAGLEIARRFAHLTYRGEAELDSRFANEAQRGEDPAAGGRYAVQSYLEHQGSKLVSRFDAGSYVVLTESLSSHDVGRGRGGVEAALRACPVPAVVGGITSDRLYPLRLQEELASLLPGCDGLRVVDSIYGHDGFLVETDAVGDLVRQTLDLAAAKGACSR
- a CDS encoding bifunctional o-acetylhomoserine/o-acetylserine sulfhydrylase translates to MSSDSTPETDPTAGWSFETKQIHAGQQPCPATGARALPIYQTTSYVFDDTSHAAALFGLEVPGNIYTRIGNPTTDVVEQRIAALEGGVAALFLASGQAAETFAILNLAAAGDHIVSSPRLYGGTYNLFHYSLPKLGIEVSFVEDPDDLESWRAAVRPNTKAFFAETISNPQIDVLDTPGVSAVAHDNGVPLIVDNTVATPYLIQPISQGADIVVHSATKYLGGHGAAIAGVIVDGGTFDWTQGRFPGFTVPDPSYHGVVFAELGPPAFALKARVQLLRDLGSAASPFNAFLVAQGLETLSLRIERHVANAQRVAEYLEGHDLVQAVNYAGLPSSPWHERAKRLAPKGTGAVLSFELVGGVDAGKAFVNALKLHSHVANIGDVRSLVIHPASTTHAQLSAAEQLAAGVSPGLVRLAVGIEGIDDILGDLELGFSAARPFGGVQAAGERDPHAVAAF
- a CDS encoding NADP-dependent isocitrate dehydrogenase, translating into MSADQPTIIYTLTDEAPLLATYAFLPIVRAFAEPAGITVQTSDISVAARILAEFSDYLTDEQKVPDNLGELGRLTKEPDTNIIKLPNISASVPQLVAAVKELQGKGFKIPDYPQSPKSDEDKEIRDRYAKCLGSAVNPVLRQGNSDRRAPKAVKEYARKHPHSMGEWSQASRTHVATMKKGDFYHGEKSMTLDRDREVKMELKTKSGKTIVLKPKVSLHDGDVIDSMFMSKKALIEFYEEQIEDAYKTGVMFSLHVKATMMKVSHPIVFGHAVKTFYKEAFDKHQELFDELGVNVNNGLVDLYNKIETLPASLHDEIIRDLHACHEHRPELAMVDSAKGISNFHSPSDVIVDASMPAMIRAGGKMYGADGRQKDTKAVNPESTFSRIYQEIINFCKTHGQFDPTTMGTVPNVGLMAQQAEEYGSHDKTFEIPEDGVADIVDLESGEVLLSQNVEEGDIWRMPVVTDAAIQDWIKLAVNRARNSGMTVVFWLDTERPHEAELRKKVKAALKELDTEGLDINIMPQVWAMRYTLERVMRGEDTIAATGNILRDYLTDLFPILELGTSAKMLSIVPLMAGGGMYETGAGGSAPKHVHQLVEENHLRWDSLGEFLALGACFEEVGIKTGNERAKILGKTLDAAIGTLLDNNKSPSRKTGELDNRGSQYYLALYWARELANQHDDEELRQHFAALADELGKDEDAIVSELNEVQGEAVDIGGYYRPDDEKTIAVMRPSKTFNAALAAARED